CCGACGCTGGACAAGAAGTCCGCGACGACTTTTGCCGTAATCGGCACACGAGCGGAACGTACACGACGATCCTGACGCGCATAGCCAAAGTAAGGGATAACGGCGGTGATACGGCCTGCGGAAGCACGGCGCAGAGCATCGACCATAACGACCAATTCCATCAGGTTGTCGTTCGTTGGGGCACAAGTGGACTGGATGATGAAAATATCACCACCGCGTACATTTTCATTAATTTGTACGCTGACTTCGCCGTCGCTAAAGCGACCTACAGCGGCGTCGCCGAGAGAAGTGTACAGGCGGTTGGCAATACGTTGTGCTAGTTCCGGGGTGGCGTTACCAGCAAAAAGCTTCATATCAGGCACGAGAAGAACCTCAGGCATGCGTCCATTGGTGGATAGAATCTGCCAAAAACTGTGCGGGCCAGGCAATATCCTATCCAGGCGGTGTATTAAAGAGCGCGATGCAACGTCTGGAACAAGGTGACGTTGTCACCGAAACTCAGCTTGCCCGGCTTACTCCTCATCATTCACGTTTCGTGTGTGCTGGCATCGTGTACTCGCACCAGGCACATACTGCTGTATGCTCCTGGCGATGGGTAAATTCGCCAACTTACTGAAACGCGGACAATTTAGAGTAACGTTTTATGCAATGGGGAGAGGTTGACACCCTTCGCCACAAAGCCGTTAAACCATTCCGGGGCTTGCTCAAGCACCTGGCGTGCATGGGACTCTGTATCGAATTCAGCAAAGACACAGGCCCCTGTACCAGTCAGGCGCGACGGCGCGTATTCTAACAGCCAGGAAAGCGCCGCATCAACCTCGCGAAAACGTTTTCTTGCGATAACCTCGCAATCGTTGCTGAATTCACATTTTAATAACGTTTCTATTGACCTTTTTGGCGTGTTACGTGGAAGTTGCGGATCTTTGAAAATAGTGGGAGTTGGGATGCTTACGCCAGGATGCACCACCAGATACCATTTCTCAGGTGGCGTGACCGGCGTCAGGATTTCTCCCACGCCTTCAGCAAACGCCGCATGCCCACGAACAAAGACCGGCACGTCCGCGCCCAGCGTTAAGCCCATTTCTGCCAGTTCATCGACCGAGAGCGCGCACTGCCACAGATGATTCAGCGCCACCAGGACGGTGGCTGCATTGGAAGAGCCGCCTCCCAGACCGCCGCCCATTGGCAAACGTTTCTCAATGCGAATATCCGCACCGCTTCCCGCAGGCAGTTGTCCACGCGCAGAGGCGGTTTTCATCAGCAAACGCGCGGCGCGAACGATTAGGTTATCGTCGTTCTCAACGCCCTCGACAGGCGTTAGCAGATGGAGTTCACCATCGTCGCGTGTTTCAATGCTGATGGTGTCGCCATAGTCCAGAAACTGGAACAGCGTTTGCAACGTGTGATAACCGTCCGCACGCTGTCCGGTGATGTATAAAAAGAGATTCAGTTTTGCAGGGGATGGCCAGTGGGTCATCATTTCACAATCCAGTTATCCATTTTCAGCTTGATACGCTGACTTCCGTCAGACAGTTCCATATTCGCAGGCATCGCAGGCTGCGTTTTGCTGTCATAGCCGCCGTAGACCACCTTCCAGTTTTTCCCGTCCTGGCGGTATTTCAGTTCGCTCAGACGGTACTTGTCGTCCAGGGTGTAATCGGTGGCATCGCCCGGTAGCCCCAGAATCCACTGGCGCAGGCTATTGAGCGGAATGGGCATCCCGGTCAGCTTGCCAATCATCTCTTCTGCATCGTCGGCGGTATAGTGCTTACCTTTGTTGTCGACAAGCTCCACATTGCCGGGTTGGACATTCAGCTCCAGCTCCGTGCTGCCCAGCGGGTTCGTTAATAGCAGGCGATAGCGGTCCTGTCCCGTTTGTTGCCAGAAGAAGCGGGCGTAAACCTTCTGTTGGTCAGAAATATAGGCAAATGCGCCGCGCGTCTGATATTGGTGCAGGTTGCGCACCTCCTGCTGATGCTGACGCCATTGCGGGGAATCCGGGCTTTGACCGGGGCCTTTCGGGGCGTTGATGGTACAGGCGGTGAGGACCAGGCTCGCCAGCGGCAGCAGGCGGATCAGGCGAAAATCAGGCAGGGTCATAGTGATGACAAATCCTTGTAGTACGGTGCAAAAATTGCCTGACGGCGCTACGCTTAAATCAGGCCTACAAACTCAACCCGTAGGCCGGAGCAGGCGAATGCGCCGCCATCCGGCAACATCTTGCCATCGGTTGCAGTTATAACCCTTAATGCTAGCGCCGCCACAGGGTATCGTCTATGGTCAAGTTATCTTAATTTGTGCGGTAAGCTATTACTCCAAAAGGGGGGACTCTCTTTTATTGACCTCGCGCATCCTGTATGATGCACCCAGTCTAACCTTATCAACGCTGGTACTATTCCCGCACACATGACCCTTTTAGCGCTTGGTATTAACCATAAAACAGCACCTGTATCGCTGCGAGAACGTGTCACGTTTTCGCCGGATACGCTCGATCAGGCGCTGGAAAGCCTGCAGGCGCTGCCCATGGTGCGAGGCGGAGTGGTGTTGTCCACGTGTAACCGTACCGAGCTGTACCTTAGCGTTGAAGAACAAGAAAACCTGCAAGAAGCGCTGATTCGTTGGTTATGCAATTACCATAACCTGAACGAAGAAGACCTGCGCAACAGCCTCTACTGGCATCAGGATAACGACGCCGTAAGCCATCTGATGCGCGTTGCCAGCGGTCTGGATTCACTGGTGCTGGGCGAGCCGCAAATCCTGGGACAGGTGAAAAAAGCGTTTGCTGATTCAAGCCGGGGCCACCTGAACGCCAGCGATCTGGAGCGCATGTTCCAGAAGTCGTTTTCTGTGGCGAAACGCGTTCGTACGGAAACAGAAATTGGCGCCAGCGCTGTCTCTGTGGCATTTGCTGCCTGTACGCTGGCGCGGCAAATCTTTGAATCGCTGTCCACCGTGACCGTGTTGCTGGTCGGGGCGGGGGAGACCATCGAACTGGTTGCGCGCCATCTGCGCGAACACAAAGTGAAG
This Citrobacter enshiensis DNA region includes the following protein-coding sequences:
- the ispE gene encoding 4-(cytidine 5'-diphospho)-2-C-methyl-D-erythritol kinase, which produces MMTHWPSPAKLNLFLYITGQRADGYHTLQTLFQFLDYGDTISIETRDDGELHLLTPVEGVENDDNLIVRAARLLMKTASARGQLPAGSGADIRIEKRLPMGGGLGGGSSNAATVLVALNHLWQCALSVDELAEMGLTLGADVPVFVRGHAAFAEGVGEILTPVTPPEKWYLVVHPGVSIPTPTIFKDPQLPRNTPKRSIETLLKCEFSNDCEVIARKRFREVDAALSWLLEYAPSRLTGTGACVFAEFDTESHARQVLEQAPEWFNGFVAKGVNLSPLHKTLL
- the lolB gene encoding lipoprotein insertase outer membrane protein LolB, encoding MTLPDFRLIRLLPLASLVLTACTINAPKGPGQSPDSPQWRQHQQEVRNLHQYQTRGAFAYISDQQKVYARFFWQQTGQDRYRLLLTNPLGSTELELNVQPGNVELVDNKGKHYTADDAEEMIGKLTGMPIPLNSLRQWILGLPGDATDYTLDDKYRLSELKYRQDGKNWKVVYGGYDSKTQPAMPANMELSDGSQRIKLKMDNWIVK